In the Salvia miltiorrhiza cultivar Shanhuang (shh) chromosome 8, IMPLAD_Smil_shh, whole genome shotgun sequence genome, CCTGGAGTAGGAGCGTGAGGAAACCGTAATCGGAGTGAGGTGGCATTCCCACTGTCAAATCAGGCTGCGGGCATGGCGGGTAGCAGTTCACCACCATTAGCTGGCTTGCATCTTCCATTTCTTTCAAAATTGATTCTTTTTCTGTTTTGTTGTTTAGCCCTAGGCTTTCTAGGATGGCCTCCACCACCATTACGAACAACGCTCTTGTTTCCTCTGCATAACATGCCGCTGACTGCCTGCTTACGTCATTCAACTTAATTactcaaattaattaatcaaaatttggGGTTAATTACTAGTATTTCAAGTAAGTACCTGAAGTGCAGAGGGGAAGACGGCCAATGAGGCAGGTGTTGGGGCAGAGGGTGACAGTTGAGCTTCAGAAAGTCCCTCCAACAAAACACGCCGTCCTGATTCTGATTGAAGCTCGTCCCGTACCGCACCGCCGCCTTTATATCGCCCGTCATGTACTTCTCTCTCTCCGACAACGCCATCTCGAAGAACCTCTTCCCCACATTCACCATCTTCTCCGTCACCTCCTCCGCTATACCATGATTCACAAGCTGcgaacatccattaattaaaataaataaataaataaaaaaggaaagaaaagaaatcaagAATCTGATCGGCAGGAAACCTGAAAAAAGCCGAAGTTTTCGCAGGCGTGTGCGAGGGACTGAAGGGCCTGGGAGCGGTCGGGGCCTTGCAACTGAGCAAAATCGATGACGGGAAGGTGAAGACCGACGAGGTCATCAGGGCTGTCGCTTATTACAACATTCGGGCGCTCCGAAGCGGGCAGTACGTACTTGCGAGGAACATGCTCGATTCCATTCTCGTACATGTTTTTGACACCTTTCTCGTACAAATTTTCCGACGGATCATCGTTCCTCGCCCTCGACATTAATGCAATTGCCGGAGACATTCTTTACTTTACTGCTTATAATTTTCTATCTGTCAACACGTTGCAACTCAAAGTGTTAGACGCTGATAAATAGTTAATTATGAGAGTGATACTGATGGAGTTATTATATATACGTATACGCGCACCTGGATATAAAAATTTCACGTGAAGAATATAGTATCACAAGGGGATGTGTAATGAATTAATGGTGGGATCAGGAAGAAAGCAAAGGGTGTTTATATAGAAGGAATCACGAGTGCAAAAATAGGATAAAATAAGTTGAAACGGTAGCTAGTTTTAGGGAGCTACTGGTTTCCATGCAATGATCAAAACCGTTGACAATTATTGTCTGACCCACTTGGAGATATGGAATACTTGAAAGGCCCCCCTTCACTTCCACTGTACGTATTTCTAGCCAATTCAACTCAATTTTATATCACTTGCTaactaaattttaattataattaataaactctATTTAGGTATTAATTAGTGAATTCTAATTAAGTAGATGTAcccgagggttttttaggacaataacttcggttgatttggaaattaggacaataacttttggacttgtaaaaataggacactaattaataagcgttgcACCCGCAGGACATTTCTCGACCAATTATCGAAATTTTGGACTTTTCCGCACGGCCCAAGCACATAACAACCCGCACGGAGGGATTGATTTATGTGGCAAGCACGTCATTTTTATGGCTCCAGGTAGGATGTCATGTGATTGCTCCGTGCAGGTAAGTCCGAAAATTCGATAattggccgagaaatgtcctgcggGTGCAACTCTTATTagttagtgtcctatttttacaagttcgaaagttattgtcaTAATTTTTAAATCAACCGAAGTtaatgtcctaaaaaaccctcgggctctctctctctctctctctctctatatatatatatgtaatatatgaaattggccatttttatatagtaaatttaaaaattatcctctcaaataaaaactttaaaatgtGGCCACTgtttatgtaaaaatataaaattacccttaacattaaaattaaaaaaaattggccaCTCTCTATCCCCCTCACGACATCATTTCCCTCattatctctctctcaccctcACACAAACACATATGCAGCAGCTTATTTTAATTCACTTTGGAAGCAGTTCATTTCCTACCCAAAACTAATCTAATTGCTATTTTTTAGTTATATTTATGGTTTTAGAATTTGATAATAGCcacgaaattattttaattcactTTGGAAGCAGTTCattatctctctctcaccctcACGGTTTTTGTTGCTTGTTGGttctattttgtttttgttgccTTTTTCGGCTTGGTTATATCGGTACATGAATTAACAATGATGATTATGGGGATTCACGAAATTATTTTGCAAATTTCTAATCGCTCTCAATTTTCCTTCTCCGTCggtaattttgtgttttttttttgtattgattttcttaataattttatcatgGTGTAGTATTATTCAGCATTAGACACGTTGTTACGCACTTTTTagattcacaacttaatattattgaatttaCGATTAGatctataaattcataatttaatatttttaaattcacaacttaatattcttgaattcacaacaagatctatgaattcacaactaaatctatgaattcacaattaaaagtagaattcacaactaaagcattagtgttggttgtgaattcaagtttaaaagctcaaattcacaactagttattttaattgtgaattcgagttttaaaactagaatttacaactgaattgctagtgttaaTCGTAaatcacaaccaactctattgccggttgtgaattcaaattttaaaatttgaattcacaactagaaataatgctagtcgtgaatttgagtttttaaacctcgaattcacaactaacaatatttctaattgtgaattcaaactttaaaattcgaattcacaaccaccaTTAGTttttcagttgtgaattcgacttttaaaacttaaattcacaactaaaattaatgCTAGTTGTGAGTGGataatgtttatattttttatgtgaAGGGTAAAATGGCAAATGTGGTCAATTTTTAAATGTACTATTTtgaagtggctattttcaaatccactcatatatatatacatatatatatatatatatatatatatatatatatatatatagggagtggttcaattgagaagctcaaatgtgttgagaagttgagaagcaatctaatagatgaacatgttagtacattttgatgaacatggcaATTAGACCctagatcaataaattctttgaccATACCAAATATAACTAACGAACATACGAATAAAATACGTCACCGCcaaggatcgaaccccagatcaaactcgtgttcataaaaactaattgacatgttcatctattagattgcttctcaacttctcaacacatttgagcttctcaataaaacctaatatatatatatatatatatatatatatatatataggggaaagttcaattgagaagctcaaatgtgttgagaagtgagAAGGAATTTACaagttagtacattttgataAACTTTACTTTAAATTCTTATGAACTCgcggatatatatatatatatatatatatatatatatatatatatatatatgtgtgtgtgtgtgtgtgtgtgtgtgtgtgtgtgtgttattttattttttttgcatttaaacccatttcaaaaataaaattaagtaaaCGGCGACAAACGACCGTCTCTTGattgggtttaaatgcaccatGTTTATGGACGGGGGGGATATTTGGGCCAATGTCGAAAATTAAGAGGTAAACTCTAAGGGCCTCTACTTCATAAATAGATATCTGCATTTTAACGCTTCTCTATATTATTCGAATCACAAACTTTTTCCGACATACTCGATCAATTCTAATTAAGTAGATGTACTGTGCATTcaaatttacataatttttaCCATTTATAGTACACATAATTTTTCGGAATTTTTAAGATTTACAAAAGTCATATGCtcgtataaaataattaaaactgTTACCCTAATAACTAAAGAGTCTATGGTAATTTTTACCCATCCCCaaagataaaaattaaaaaatatttactataaaaaattataaaaactagtatttattttaagttTGAAAGAACAAAATTGCCTTTACTTATATAGATTTTTAAGTTATTTGATATTAATCGAATTGCGAACTTTCTTCAACACGCTCTATCAATGCGAGTCGAGAATGTCAAGCATTAGTGGTAAATACACTATTGCTCGATTTTACCACTAATGTTCGACATGCTCGAACCACTGCGAGTCGATCAGTCGAACATTAATGGTCAAGCTTGTTTAGAAAATGCATTAATGCTCGGCATACTCAACCACTGCGAGTCGAGCATCAATGATCAAGCATTAGTGCTCGACATAAGAGTAAAAAAATCTTAAATgagtgtaatttatatattttgtaagaggtgagtattttttatgtttttcatttaaaaatgaATGGATATCATTTTCACCCATAACCAAGTCCCCGTAAAGAGGCaatttatgttaattaataTTCAATTGATGTAGTTATGCTATTGAATTAATGAGTTGGGTTATAGTAAAAATTACTAACTTTGTATTAATATATAGAGTAATTGTGGTtttaaaaaaacatataaaGAAATTGTATTTCCGTGGCTCAATTGCGTCCCTTATGGGATTCGAATTCAAAATTATGAAAGGGCAATGACTTTATAATTAAGTACAAATgaattgtaattttaatattacatgagatttttatttgatcataATCCTTGAATTAATGtaaatatttgtattaattaattcatgtaGCATATTGCATTGCCATGCTATACTATCACTATAGTCACGTCAACGTGACTGTTCACTACCTAAAATAATTCATTTCAGATCcgagttgagagagagagagagagaggaagacgACTTTAGAAAATATTGGGAGATATCATCGATCGCATGCAGCGGTCTGGCCAGGTTTGGACCGTTTGGTGCTGCGTTGTTTCGTAGCAAGGTCCATTTCATTTTGACGCAGTCGTCTCTACTCACTGGGTAAACCCATTATAATAATGAAAGTCAATAATGGCGTGACAAATTCTAACAATAAAATCAGTCAGATCACTCATTTGTACatcattataataaattatagtacaCTTAAATTAATGTTGAAAAGAATGAATCAATATTTCTGGTACGGATGCATGTTCATTTGTTTGTTTTCTGGTCTCTTATGTGTAGTTCTTGGTttctaaaattgaaaatgaaattgtGATGCTTTTTTTTCTTTGCGTGCTTTGATTCATGAATGTGTACGCTGCCATAAAATTCTTAAATTTCGTTTGATGATGTGTTTGTTTAGGGGAATTATTTGGTTAGACTTTCGACTTTAACAAAAATTccaaaataaatagataaatcaatatgaaatggaaaaagaatcttgattttttttcctttcaaaagTACACAAATACAAAtcatcataatatatatatatagaaaaaatatGCACTTATATGGCCATTTTGAATCAGCAAATATAATTTTTGGCCATTGatttaaaaaacacaaaatttgaccATATTTTACGCGTTCTGTCCAAACTATCATTTTACCGGTATGTCACGCCTAttgtgctgcacgaatggtactagtgatcatattagtgccaatagtgtcatatactcgTGCTGATACACTGTCTTGTCTTATATAGATGAGTGCAGtcatatgaccattttgaacacttacCCGTAG is a window encoding:
- the LOC130997868 gene encoding probable 2-oxoglutarate-dependent dioxygenase SLC1 gives rise to the protein MSPAIALMSRARNDDPSENLYEKGVKNMYENGIEHVPRKYVLPASERPNVVISDSPDDLVGLHLPVIDFAQLQGPDRSQALQSLAHACENFGFFQLVNHGIAEEVTEKMVNVGKRFFEMALSEREKYMTGDIKAAVRYGTSFNQNQDGVFCWRDFLKLNCHPLPQHLPHWPSSPLHFRQSAACYAEETRALFVMVVEAILESLGLNNKTEKESILKEMEDASQLMVVNCYPPCPQPDLTVGMPPHSDYGFLTLLLQDDVEGLQILHKHRWLTVRPIPGSFVVNVGDHLEIFSNGQYKSVLHRVLVNSMNCRVSVASLLSFPFTTTVRPAAKLITETNPRRYKDTDFATFLEYIKSCDSKNKSFLQSRRFELNDESS